The Octopus sinensis linkage group LG18, ASM634580v1, whole genome shotgun sequence genome segment TGGTGAATTAATCGAAGCAGCCACTCTCCTTTTACAATCTATGGTTGTGCTCTAATTAACAATTCATAAtggcaatctgaatgctaacaattttttttaattttatgaattgCTGCAAAGTATACGAAATCCCAAGCCTGCTTCTCCATTCAATAGAATTTAGGACCCATCTTCCACTGGTTAAAATGAGGCTTTTATACCTTAATGCATCTTTAGTAAATCAGTAGATTGTTTAATCTCTTTGTTGTCCTGACTGTTTCACACATACTAATTatcattttctgaatattttacgtttttattttgaatataatatCAGGATGTTGAGCACCTAGAGCAGCCCTATAAATTGCAAGCTCCTTCTCCCAGCTTTACAATATGAGTCCTCTTTCTCAATGTCTTCTGAAACAGTTAAAAAATTATCAACTAGTAAACAAGAAATCTATGGTTTTATGTTAATGTATATCACTGTGTAAATCAGCAATAAGGCAAACTTTGAAATGTTTTACACCAAATCATGTGACTGATTATATCACCACACAACACCCTCAGCTCCCCCATTCTGCCCCTAATCTGTCCAGCAGTAAAATCATCTGCTCCCTTTATtattagttttcgtatttttaatTGGATTGAAGTTTTTGTctaaattgtttaaaaatatctATGCCATCCTAGGTGATTGCCTCATTTCCTGGGTGTGAAAATATTGCAGAGCATAGTCATATAACTTTTAATCAAATAGATTCTCTTCATTTAAATTCTTGCTCGTTTTTCGTTCTTTGAAATTATATCAGAGAAAGTAGAGAGAGTTCTCCTTGTCTTTTATAGGCATTCCCAAATCTTTTGGTATTTAGCTTAAAATTGTGTTGGTCAAAGCCTGTAAGAAAGATTTAGATGAGAGAATTCTAATGGAGTTGCACCCCTAGAGAAGAGTATGGCAAAGCTTTTAGCTAAAAATCTTGACAAGATGAAAGAGgattaacaaacaaaattaggCAAGGTTGGACAGTATTCATGACCTCTGCAGGTTTTCGTAAACTGATGCCCAGCCCAAACATCTGCAGGAAAAAAAATGTGGGAGGAAATAGCTGAGGTATCTCGTTTGAATGCTTGGAATatgctggacatgttttcataagACCTAGAAGCAAGGAACAGCACTTatttgatggtgatgttcatttaTAACTATCAAGGGATGTGGAGACAAggacacaggtgtgtgtgtgtgtgtgcatgcgcacacataaatatgacttttctttcagtttctgcttaacAAGTCCACTTATTAAGCTTTTAGTAGCCTGGGTctatacaagacacttgcccaaggtaccatgcaatgtgaatgaacctgaaatcatatgATTGGGAGATAAAGTTTTTAACCATACTGTCAAGCCTGCACACAAGCACATGTGTGTGAAGCCGTCACAAGATGTCATCTTATTGTGAAGCTTTTCATTTATAGTGACTTCACTTGTTCAAAAAGGAGGAAGGTTTTAATGTAACATGTATTGAATGTAGTTTTGTGCTATTGAGATATCGTTATTGTAATTCGTTTTTGAGGACTCTATTTGTAGAATGAGTTGTCCTGGTGGCACTTGTGTATAGAAGGGTAAACAGGAATGAATAGTATTATCATCTGCATTGAATTGTTTGTGGTTATTAGTAACATTGGGAAAAATGTTGAAGGCGTAATCAGTTGTTTCTGTATACAAAATTTAATGAGCTGGAAAGACTGCCATCAGTACAGGCTTTGATagagctgtgtgataagaaacttttGATGTAAAAATGAGAGGAAGAGTGTCTGCAGTATAGAATTTAAAATGGAGGGAGTTTAAAACTGTTGAGTTATGAGGCTTTTGTGTTTGATAAGTTATCTTTCAAAATCATGATGAGTGTGTGGTTTAAAAGTTGTTCTTAAgaattatataattttctatcttttctaGCAAAAGCACAAGGTCTTAAATTTGGGTGaggttagttgataccatcaagCCCAATATTtgattgctactttattttatcaatctcaaaagggTGTAAAGCGAAGTTGACTTCAGTAGGGTTTGAACacggaatgtaaagaaccagaattaAATACCAAAAGACAGATTTTCTGAtgcttcattattttatttgtattattttgtccTGTAATTTGAGAAGGAATAGCAGTTGTTGTGTAATCAATAACATAGTTGTCTGGCAACCTAAGGATACATGATTCAAGAGCTGTTAGTGGgcctattgttttctttctttttatctgccTCAAATTGGTGTTTATGAGGTTTCAAATCATTTATTACTATTGTTGGAGTTATTGAAGGGAAGTTGCAAACTGTAATTGCTGaactttttgttattattgttattgcactGTTAatgctgctattattgttgttacagtATATTACCATTTGTGTCCATCCTGACCTAATAATGAGCCATGGAGGGTCGGATGACCCATGTGCTTCAGTTCATGTTACTTCTATTGGAAAACTAGGGCCAGATGTCAACAAGGACCATTCAGCAAATATTGGAAGCTTTATCCATGAAACTTTAAAGATTCCAATGGACAGGtatgttttctttgttgttgttattatttaatccTTGATTAGCCCTAATCCaccaaatctatgatcaaatatGTTGTTGTTGAATGAACTTTGCAGgttgttattatttaattcttGATTAGCCCTAATCCaccaaatctatgatcaaatatGATGTAAACATGACCATTCAGTCTTTTTCCTTGATGTAGATATCTACTACATTAATgttaaacaaccttattcagtGAGTCCACCTTTTAAGatggtaaaatttgatttgaagaaaatttggttgTTCTTTCTAGCAAGATAACTAACTGTATATAAGCTCTTTCATtggtatgtttttgttgttgatgtgtgaACTGTTCAGATTTTCTCTAACTGTTATACATAAGGTAAATGCTTGTCAGCAAGAAGTTGATTACTTTACTTGGAAGAAAATTCTAGTAAGGTTCAAGTTGAATGACTCTTACACTCCTACTACATGGAGTCCAGTAAGAATGTATGATCATGTGCATAATACCAACATGGCCCTCTATTTCTGAAAGGCTTTTCAGTTTGTTGGCATATCTAGTCAATTGAAGAGCAATAAGATGAAACTGCAATTTGGATAAGCAGTCCCTGTTTCtcaaataacataatatatacatgtgtgtgtgtgtgtgtgtagatatatatatggctatatatatagataatgtgtcAGTGATTAGTGTCAGGcccacaatcatgaagtagtttgattcccagattgagctgtgtgttgcgttcttgagcaagacactttacttcacaatGCTCCAAtttactcagctatagaaatgagttacaatgtcactggtgccaagctgtattggcattttcttttcccttggataacgttAGTGGTATGGAGAGGAAAGGCTGGTAtacatggatgactgctggtcttccataaacaaccttgcttggacttgtacctcagagggtgaCTTTCTTagtgcaatcccatggacattcatgactgaagggggtctttgtATACAAATATGAGAAAGAGATATTTACTGTAACAATTGCACTCTCTGTTCTAATTTGCTGATTGTGTACCACATACCTGTGATTCATCTGCTAGTCTTCTCTCCTTACCATTATTCTCCAAATCCTCATTTTGTCTGAACACTCTCTTAGGtctaatatttagaaatattagaAACAAGACATTGAATTTGTGTGTAGATGCATGcaatttgtatatgtgcatgtttgtgtgcatgtgtacatgcatgcatctgtgtatgtacagatcagtcttttcattgtttttgactTTAATAAATTAGTGAAATTTGTAAACACAATGCCCCGAAACTGATGGCCACATCAACTCTTGTATGAAACTCTGGAAGGgcaaaagataaagttgactttgacaggatttgaaatcTGAATGTAAAGCAaggtaactaaatactgcaagccaTTTTCTCTACCATTCCACTAATTCCACCACTCCACCACccttataaacatcatcatcatttaatgtctgttttccatgctggcatggattggacagtttgacaagagttgGAGAGCTGACCAgaatccaattgtctgttttggcatggtttctatagctggataccctgcctaacaccaaccactttacagtgtgttgaGTGCTTTTTATAGTTCACTGACATGGGTGCACTTAAGTAGCACTGGCacctgcaagacaaagacctctcaggTGGGAGGGGGAGTAGGGGTATGGCCACAAAggacatgtgtgtatggatggctgcaattttacttagcttgatgcgtCTTAAGTAAGATGTCTTATTTTACACTTTTAGGTTTTACATACAATTCAATGACTTACTTCCTTCTAATGTTGGTTATAACGGTACAACATTTTAAAATGTTAGCTGAAGCTTCACACCAAGTCTCAATTTATACAGAAGAAAACATTAAAGacatggaaaaataaacaaagaaaatagtaaaataaaaaatatgaattctttttgtttttcttgaattttattttttaagatctACCAATAATAAATTGCCATGTCTTTCCTTTGTTCACAGAACTACATTTTTCCTGAATCCCACCTTCACACTTCCATATATGCGTACTAATCAACATACAAACCTCattgttttcttgtttcattgGTTCTTCTGTCGTAAGATCAATTTCTAGTTGTATTCTTACTTTCatgcattttctctttttcttttctggtgATGCTAGGTCAGTTTCCATGTagaggaatctttttttttttttttttgctttggtgTGTAACATATTCTCTTGATGtatttgttaatgttttttttttcatatggttTTGTCACATGAGAGGATTTAATTCAATCATGCCCCCAATCTTTTAATTTTGGCATTGGTTTGTAAGTCTTGTAGTAATATACTCTAACTATTGCATCTCTCTTCTGCATGATGGTCCATAGTTCAGTGTTGCTTCTGTTGAGACATGGTGTTCTTTTTTGTATCCTTTCTAGTTGATGTCTAATGTTTATGCATGTTGGTGTTCCCTTCAGGAtgcattttgtttctttgttgttgcttGAAACCACATTTCATCAGTGTAGATTATTGTTTTGTTGATGCAGCCTCCGAATGTAAAATTATATGATGCTTGGCAACACACATTCTTCCACAGTTCATGAGTCCATTCTGTATTGAACACAGTATGTAACTTTTTCTAGAATTTCTGACACCCATTATGTGTagtccttttttttcctctttttttgtaTGTGACAGATTTCAAATGTGTGTTGTGCAAATTTAGCTGAGTCAATGTTATATTGCAACCATTTGTCCAATATGTTTAGTGATGTTTGTACATCCCCAGTATTGGTTGTTTGCATTTGTGAGGAAgaattcctttttctctcttatttactctcattttggtgTTTAGTTCCAATGCGAGTTCTTGTTGCTGCACTTTATATGATGGTGCTGAGATTTAGTGTAGATTTGTAAATGCTGTCctatgtttctttgtatttttgtttatctgaAGTTTTTACAAAGTGTTACATATTTTCAGGAGTTTTTTTAATAAAGTTGTATTTCTTACCTTGTACGATGTCTTGGTTTTTTTATTATGTGCTCTTTGTCACTTTCCTcttgtaaaacatttttttgcgAGTCTGCATCAAGCATGTTTTCCAGGATGACCCAATGTTTTTTGGTGTCTGTGGTGAGGTAATTAGCAAATCTGTATGGATTGAATATTTTTTGACATGATAGTTTGTAAGGTTTGTTTCCTCTT includes the following:
- the LOC115221580 gene encoding macrophage migration inhibitory factor gives rise to the protein MPSLIINTNLPRAKIPQDFLSKATEMMSKQIGKPSKYITICVHPDLIMSHGGSDDPCASVHVTSIGKLGPDVNKDHSANIGSFIHETLKIPMDRFYIQFNDLLPSNVGYNGTTF